The Leptodactylus fuscus isolate aLepFus1 chromosome 5, aLepFus1.hap2, whole genome shotgun sequence genome segment taaactgatccattaaattgatcagttaaaaaaaaaactggcacaTTAACATCAGTAAGGGCGGGttaacaccagcgcccggtctccgctttgtgggtttccatcttctgctgacaggagacggaaacccggcagtcagtgtccacccgtgagcgttttgtggtctccgcagcaaaacagtttgtttttttttttttttaaccggacacaaagtcctgcatgtccgactttgtgtccagttaaaaaaacaaaaaaacaaaaaaaacaaaacaaacacacaacggtgtcgccacggagaccagaagacgcttgtgggcggacactttacaaacccattcatttgaatgggtttgaaaagtgactgccagtttccgtctcctgttcagtttctcgggcagagaacggaaacctgcaaagtgcagactgggtgcaagtgtgaacccgccttaagaatccgttaatgtctgttatgacaagtgttttttttaaacagacaccttaATAATGTGAACCCTGCCCAAttaaaacacaaagataacagtctGTTCTCTGTAGAACCATGctaagtgttctatacaaacccATGTAATGTAATTGATCTAcatttatattacatttctagtaatcataatctCTCGTGGTAAAAGCAGAAAGTCTATATCTACTGCAATACttcagtgtcctgttcatcagTCAAAGTAGCCTCCTCCATCTTGCTGAGTAATACAGGAAGCGAGAAGaagagatggaaaaacccctttaaaaattacCTGTGCTAAGGATAGGTATAAAAAGGAGTTGAGAAATCCGTCAAATCTCCATTTTTATTTAACACCTATTCTCAGAATTGGTTACGGCTGAGCAATTATGACCCAACTCAAAGTCAAATTATTGAACAAATCATTTAGATTAATGAATGATTATTTTAGGCCACTTTTCATGTTGCATGCCATGAATTttggatattattattatacaagtAATAAGGATTGGATAGCATACAGTTACTGATATATCCTGTCACTAAATGTGAGCAAGTTCTCGTTGATTGAGCGGAGTTTCGATTTTGGTCATATTGTGATTAATAGTCTGTCCcttgaataggtcatcaataagataaGTGGGAGTTTGACATCAGGGAcgcctgctgatcagctgttggaaGAGACTCATCTCAGTTTACACTGAACGACTGTTATGTAACAATGTGTAATGTAACTACCACCATGTTTAATCATACAAACAAGCAATGTACAAGGGCTAAGGCCCCTTCAAACAACTGCCCCAGCCCCCACCTGATCTcttgatgacttatcctcagggtaggtcatcaataaaagtgAGTTGGACAATTATTTAAACATAAAATACAGATGATAAGCAAACACAATAGGCTTTATTAACAATAGAATTTATTAACAGTTTATTATTGATTCCTCCCATATAGTGCAAATAAAGGCAATGATGATTAAAGGTCTGTTCCAGGAAATGACACTGACTGTCTACGTTCGTAGAATGTAGCTTGAGAGATGTCTGGATTCAGCGAGACATCCCGCATATTAATAATACCTGTCTATGAGGGTCTAGATGTTGAGCTTCCACTGGTAAACATTGAGGACTtattcttaggataagccatccatGTTATTTCCCAGAAAACCAATTTTACTTATAAAATAAATGAGTACTGACTGTGGTCCCCCTCCTCCCCCAAGCACCAGACTGGCTAAAATAGAATACTTTAAAAGATGCTTTAATAACGAAAATAAAATTTTGCTATCAAAATCTAGAAATGTCCATGTTTAGTTTATTGAGAATCCTAATGCTTTAACAATTCTCCTGTGGGGTCATTTATGAGTTATGAGGAGCAAAACATATTTGCGAAAGTCCATAATAAAGATGACATCTACACAATTGTTcagtgcataaaaaaaaaataaaatctattccCTTCCCTCAAGTCTTTCAGGTAAACAGTTTTAGGCACAAAGTTGGCAAAAAGCATCCTCAAAAACATGGAGGATCATTTTCAACCTAAAAACCTCAGTCCCGCCATACCAGAGAACCCCAACACAATGAAAATTAGTTTTGGAAGACGCCATTTGTGCGAGTTTAGTTCATGGGGTAAAATCTCCAGGAATGTTATGTAGACAAAGGTTCCAGCAGCTAAACCTTCCAGAACAGCCTGGACAAGGATGCTGCCATTGGCTTGGGTTTCCATAACCCCAATCCCTATACTTATGCCAATAGGTGACATCAGGGCAAACGTGACAATTGAGAGTACAAACCATCTGGTTTTCACATTGCTCTGCATCAATAGCAGCGATAGACTCACAGCAATGATACTTTTATGGATAAGAATAGCAACTGCTATTTGTAGGACCTCTGACTGTGCGCTCTGCAGTCCAATGGCTATTCCTTCAAAGACAGAGTGCAGAGACAAGGAGAGGATGAGTATAAAGGAACGGAAGGAAGAGTGAGCATTGAAATCCACATGGAAGTGGCGCCTTGCATGTTCTACATCATGATGTTGGGTGCTGTGCGAGT includes the following:
- the LOC142204863 gene encoding zinc transporter ZIP1-like: MEYLLQVKLGCLFGLLLLTLFFGLIPSRMKCFQVGRETQQMWLSFISCIAGGVFLAACLLDIIPDFLKDMKEAMQQQQITTDFPLPEFILGIGVLLVLIVERIVLECSNGMTEENTPLLSGSSNSSAVQDPFHNHSHSTQHHDVEHARRHFHVDFNAHSSFRSFILILSLSLHSVFEGIAIGLQSAQSEVLQIAVAILIHKSIIAVSLSLLLMQSNVKTRWFVLSIVTFALMSPIGISIGIGVMETQANGSILVQAVLEGLAAGTFVYITFLEILPHELNSHKWRLPKLIFIVLGFSGMAGLRFLG